Below is a genomic region from Mesorhizobium sp..
AGCTTCGAGACGACGTTGCCGGCTCCCCAGGAGGCCGCCGCGGCGACAAGCAGCGTGAGCCCGACAATCGTCACGTCTCCGCCCACATGCAGGGCAACGACGACGACCCCGCCAAAAGCGAGCAACGCCCCCGCGAGCTGCCACACGGCGGGACGCTCGCCGAGTATCAGCACCGAAAGCCCGATGGTGAAGAAAACCTGCAACTGCAGGATCAGCGAAGCGAGGCCGGCACTCATGCCGATCTGCATGCCGGTGAACAGCAATCCAAACTGCAGGGCGAAGATCAGCAAGCCGTATGAGACGACGAGCCGCATCGGCACCTTCGGCCTCTTGACGAAGAAAATCCATGGGAAGACGGCAAGCGCGAAACGCCAGACGCCCAGCGCCAGCGGCGAAACCTCGCGAAGGCCGAGCTTGATGACAGCGAAGTTGACGCCCCATATCGCGACGACGAGAAGCGCGAGCAACAAGTGAGACGTGCGCACCGATCGGCCTTCCTGTCTGCTTCGGCCAACTCTCGTGCGAAGCGAATTCCGTTCTCCGCAATCCGCTTGGCATGACTGGGTTCGGCCCAGCTTGGCCCAGTCGATGACATCTGCAGGGTGCAGGTCCGATTCGCGGTCCGTGCAAGGGCTGGTCTGAGGCAAGCGGAATGAGCGCGTAAAGTCCTGCTGGCCAGACTGACCCCTCGCTAAGCGACCCTCGCTCCGCTACATAGCGGGTCGGAGGCTGTTCCCGATGGCGGATGCGACACGAAAGACCCTGGTTCTGACCGGCGCCAGCCGGGGCATCGGCCATGCGACGGTGAAGCGGTTTTCCCGCGAGGGCTGGCGCGTCATCACCTGCTCGCGCCAGGCCTTCTCCGACGACTGCCCTTGGCCGGCGGGACCCGACGACCATATCAAGGTCGACCTGTCGGATCAGGAGGATGTCGGCATCGCCGTCGCCGAGATCCGCCATCGGCTGGAGGCGGAGGGCGGCCAGCTGCACGCGCTCGTCAACAATGCCGGCATCTCGCCGAAGCTCAAGGACGGCGGGCGGATGAACTCGCTCGACACGCCGATGCATGTCTGGCGCGACGTGTTCCAGGTCAACTTCTTCGCCCCGATCATGCTCGCGCGCGGCCTGTTCAAGGAACTGGCGGCCGCCCAGGGCTCGATCGTCAACGTCACGTCGATCGCCGGCACCAGGGTGCATCCCTTCGCCGGCACCGCCTATGCGACGTCGAAGGCGGCGCTTGGCTCCCTGACGCGCGAGATGGCGGCGGACTTCGGGCCGCACGGCATTCGCGTCAACGCCATCGCACCCGGCGAGATCGACACCGCGATCCTCTCGCCCGGCACCGACAGGATCGTCGAGACGATCCCGTTGCGCCGCCTGGGCGCCACCGGCGAGGTCGCCGACATCATCTATTTCCTGTGCTCGCAGCAGGCGTCCTACGTCACCGGCAGCGAGATCCACATCAATGGCGGCCAGCACGTCTGAGCCGTCGCGGCGCGGTCTTACCCGTCAGTGCGGCATGCCGCCCAGATGCGACAGCAGTTCGGCGACGTTGCTCGCCCTGTGCTTCTTCATCAGCCGGGCGCGGTAGGCCTCGACGGTGCGCGGCGAGATCGTCAGCATGCGCGCGATCTCCTTCGACGTGCGGCCTTCGCCGAGATGCATGACGATCTGCCGCTCGCGGGTTGTCAGCGGCGAGACCGGCCGGAACTCGGACAGGTCGGCGAAGCTCCACACGGCGCGGCGCAGCGGATCGTCCTCGCGCGTCAGCGAGTGGCCGCGCACGCGGACCCAGAACAGCGAACCGTCCCGGCGGGCCATGATGCGCTCGTCGGAATAGCGATTGGTTTTCTTCAGCGGCTCGACGCCGACGTCTCGGATGGAGACGAATTCCTCGAGCGAGGGGTA
It encodes:
- a CDS encoding EamA family transporter; the protein is MRTSHLLLALLVVAIWGVNFAVIKLGLREVSPLALGVWRFALAVFPWIFFVKRPKVPMRLVVSYGLLIFALQFGLLFTGMQIGMSAGLASLILQLQVFFTIGLSVLILGERPAVWQLAGALLAFGGVVVVALHVGGDVTIVGLTLLVAAAASWGAGNVVSKLISRQAAAVNMLGLVVWGSLVALPPLSVCALLLDREAFLASFVGLDWVSLGSIAYIVYLSTLFCFAVWSSLLARYQVSTVAPFTLLVPVFGFLGSAALLGEPLQGWKFAASGLVVAGLGLNLFGPRLFASRR
- a CDS encoding SDR family oxidoreductase, whose translation is MADATRKTLVLTGASRGIGHATVKRFSREGWRVITCSRQAFSDDCPWPAGPDDHIKVDLSDQEDVGIAVAEIRHRLEAEGGQLHALVNNAGISPKLKDGGRMNSLDTPMHVWRDVFQVNFFAPIMLARGLFKELAAAQGSIVNVTSIAGTRVHPFAGTAYATSKAALGSLTREMAADFGPHGIRVNAIAPGEIDTAILSPGTDRIVETIPLRRLGATGEVADIIYFLCSQQASYVTGSEIHINGGQHV
- a CDS encoding PAS domain S-box protein is translated as MTSRDELERIAFDHSPIGIVLTESRVIRACNPAFAEMFGYAREELLDQSFAILYPSLEEFVSIRDVGVEPLKKTNRYSDERIMARRDGSLFWVRVRGHSLTREDDPLRRAVWSFADLSEFRPVSPLTTRERQIVMHLGEGRTSKEIARMLTISPRTVEAYRARLMKKHRASNVAELLSHLGGMPH